The proteins below are encoded in one region of Sphingobium sp. CR2-8:
- a CDS encoding Mov34/MPN/PAD-1 family protein — protein MTKVLLPKAVIEDIRAHGERWTCGHERGGIILGFRKADALQVEAVTFPEIWDHSSPTLFRRSERGHRVRALREWMRSQQTCDWLGEWHTHPGGLAAPSFIDRASWAKLARHAKKSMTFLIFSDSAMYVGLQSGWLRSVQKLSLVEESRDALLFG, from the coding sequence ATGACTAAGGTGTTGCTGCCTAAAGCTGTGATTGAAGATATCCGGGCGCATGGCGAACGCTGGACCTGTGGCCATGAGCGCGGAGGGATCATCCTTGGCTTCAGAAAAGCGGACGCTCTTCAGGTCGAAGCCGTTACCTTCCCTGAAATATGGGATCATTCATCGCCAACTCTCTTTCGACGATCAGAACGAGGGCATCGGGTCAGGGCGCTACGGGAATGGATGCGTTCGCAGCAGACATGCGACTGGCTGGGAGAATGGCATACGCATCCAGGCGGTCTGGCCGCACCCTCATTTATCGACAGGGCCAGTTGGGCGAAGCTTGCAAGGCATGCGAAGAAGTCCATGACGTTCCTGATTTTCAGTGACAGCGCTATGTATGTCGGGCTCCAGTCCGGGTGGCTTCGAAGCGTACAAAAGCTCAGTCTTGTCGAGGAGAGCAGGGACGCTTTATTATTTGGATGA
- a CDS encoding ThiF family adenylyltransferase: protein MRRWEWGKLTLFDTQALDQGNIGRHLLGFGDIGKGKASAVGAELSRFHPQVKVASIEDDALRHLADVGNHDLVIDATGEWNVQSALNQWFLDGGRKKAKALLHSWVFMNGAGVQSFLNLNDEYACFRCLKPVFDGPWRFPAGNEKDELNLQPATCGDGAFVPFTVDAPVMAASLAVRAALDWVNGDPGPRLRSAVVDVRRGRAQEPRHPSPSKACPACASVRANR from the coding sequence ATGCGGCGCTGGGAATGGGGGAAGCTTACTCTCTTCGACACGCAAGCGCTCGACCAGGGCAATATCGGGCGCCACCTGCTTGGTTTTGGTGACATAGGAAAGGGCAAGGCGAGCGCCGTTGGCGCAGAGCTTTCGCGTTTTCATCCGCAGGTCAAGGTCGCTTCGATCGAGGACGACGCCCTGAGGCACCTTGCCGATGTTGGAAATCATGATCTTGTGATTGATGCTACCGGCGAGTGGAACGTGCAGTCTGCGCTCAACCAATGGTTTCTCGATGGCGGTCGAAAGAAGGCCAAGGCGTTACTCCACAGCTGGGTCTTCATGAACGGTGCTGGCGTACAGAGCTTTTTGAACCTCAATGACGAATATGCATGCTTTCGTTGTCTCAAGCCCGTTTTTGATGGTCCGTGGCGGTTCCCAGCCGGCAATGAGAAAGACGAGCTCAATCTGCAACCGGCCACCTGCGGCGATGGTGCGTTCGTGCCGTTTACAGTTGATGCGCCCGTCATGGCTGCAAGCCTGGCTGTCCGCGCGGCGCTCGATTGGGTAAATGGCGATCCTGGACCGCGTTTGCGATCAGCGGTCGTGGATGTGCGTCGAGGTCGTGCTCAGGAGCCAAGGCATCCATCGCCATCCAAAGCCTGCCCTGCGTGCGCCAGCGTTCGTGCGAACCGATGA
- a CDS encoding E2/UBC family protein, with protein MDQRAALLEIDATLRAKGFKPAARGVADYDGQIRVHGKPVDVLVSVPDVRFAEKPRVHLKDKSQIPVEVLAHVESGTGICYASGAGLPIDLYKPGEAVLRVLEQARATLELSYGGKGRAELVDEYQAYWNADLPVRCLLARSAIRDNGKARAFYARQGEKTLFIAVADQARLPGYDTELPSGVTFWVSDELIGPVGDMIVPRTLSDLKTWLEGHRAFQSQKWESVLTLLATRAYLFICAPNALVGFRVKLPADIAAAVVRKRIRPEKLPHLLDVRAANIELDRFSGKWSSLSDVTDRNNPAALDLSGTSIALVGCGTIGSHLARMLVQCGAGNGGSLLSSTRKRSTRAISGATCLVLVT; from the coding sequence ATGGACCAGAGGGCTGCGCTTCTTGAAATCGACGCGACGCTTCGGGCAAAGGGCTTTAAACCAGCCGCCCGGGGCGTTGCTGACTATGATGGTCAGATACGGGTTCATGGCAAACCCGTCGATGTTCTCGTTTCTGTACCTGACGTTCGTTTTGCGGAGAAGCCGCGGGTTCATCTCAAGGACAAAAGCCAAATTCCCGTAGAGGTGCTCGCCCATGTCGAGTCGGGCACCGGGATTTGCTATGCCTCGGGCGCTGGTCTTCCGATTGATCTGTACAAGCCAGGCGAGGCGGTCCTGCGCGTGCTGGAGCAGGCTCGTGCGACCCTGGAACTTTCCTATGGCGGCAAAGGCCGCGCGGAATTGGTCGATGAGTATCAGGCTTATTGGAACGCTGATTTGCCTGTTCGGTGCCTTCTGGCGCGCAGTGCGATCAGGGATAATGGCAAAGCGAGGGCTTTCTACGCGCGTCAGGGAGAAAAGACGCTTTTCATAGCAGTTGCAGATCAGGCCCGACTGCCTGGCTATGACACCGAACTGCCGAGCGGTGTCACCTTCTGGGTGAGCGACGAACTCATCGGTCCGGTCGGTGACATGATCGTTCCTCGGACACTTTCCGATCTTAAAACTTGGCTGGAGGGGCATCGTGCGTTTCAAAGCCAAAAATGGGAGAGCGTTCTCACGCTTCTGGCCACGCGCGCTTACCTCTTCATTTGTGCGCCGAATGCCCTGGTGGGGTTCCGGGTGAAGCTTCCCGCAGATATTGCTGCTGCGGTCGTTAGAAAGCGGATCCGCCCGGAAAAGCTTCCTCATCTGCTGGATGTAAGAGCGGCGAATATCGAGCTAGATAGGTTTTCTGGGAAATGGTCGAGTTTATCGGACGTGACAGACAGGAATAATCCGGCCGCACTGGACCTTTCGGGAACGTCCATTGCTCTGGTCGGATGTGGCACGATCGGCAGCCATCTTGCGCGGATGCTCGTCCAATGCGGCGCTGGGAATGGGGGAAGCTTACTCTCTTCGACACGCAAGCGCTCGACCAGGGCAATATCGGGCGCCACCTGCTTGGTTTTGGTGACATAG
- a CDS encoding CBASS cGAMP synthase, whose translation MTLANAHALFCGLRTDPSYLASLEVSNDEKSRLLDARKDIRAALKAAADQIPRFDDYWQDSYRARVSWRDRPSVVIKFMTQGSFAYRTLNDPAQKPAQEIDLDDGMYVPVQFLENGEPALAAKGLFKFVDSVLGVLCREKGWTLDPTKSCCARVKLWPGAHVDIPIYSIPQDRFVQLSKNLEDAGMASFAQDSVRGGWKLPSDQIMLAQRDGGWVQSDPQLMHDWVEERSERYGPVFRRLSRFFKGWRDFTWEKSTLSSLCLMHAIDMALAQLDGLPGNDRDDELVLEVARRLPDILTGKVANPVLRHLCINEWDSDNRAVIVAGARALFSEMDAALERTGDAEQVVRKLQNRFGSRIPYRPDAVKIASQISAVQKATAATVAAPLVIASTSG comes from the coding sequence ATGACTTTAGCCAATGCACATGCTCTCTTCTGCGGTCTGCGGACCGATCCGAGTTACCTTGCAAGTCTGGAGGTTAGCAACGATGAAAAATCGCGGCTGCTCGATGCTCGCAAGGACATTCGTGCGGCGCTCAAGGCTGCGGCCGATCAGATCCCGCGGTTCGACGATTACTGGCAGGATAGCTATCGCGCGCGAGTGTCGTGGCGGGACCGTCCATCGGTTGTCATCAAGTTCATGACGCAAGGCAGTTTTGCCTACCGGACGCTGAATGACCCAGCTCAAAAGCCGGCCCAGGAAATCGACCTCGACGACGGCATGTATGTGCCGGTCCAGTTTCTCGAAAATGGGGAACCCGCGCTAGCAGCCAAAGGCCTCTTCAAGTTCGTCGACAGCGTTTTAGGAGTGCTCTGCCGCGAAAAGGGCTGGACGCTCGATCCGACCAAGAGCTGTTGCGCTCGGGTCAAGCTGTGGCCGGGGGCACATGTCGATATTCCGATCTATTCGATACCGCAGGATCGGTTCGTACAACTGAGCAAGAACCTTGAAGACGCTGGTATGGCGAGCTTTGCCCAGGATTCGGTTCGAGGCGGGTGGAAGCTACCGTCCGATCAGATCATGCTGGCGCAGCGCGATGGAGGTTGGGTGCAATCTGACCCGCAGTTGATGCATGACTGGGTTGAGGAACGTTCGGAACGGTACGGTCCTGTGTTTCGCCGACTCTCCCGCTTTTTCAAAGGCTGGCGCGATTTTACATGGGAGAAATCTACGCTGTCATCGCTATGCTTGATGCATGCAATCGACATGGCGCTAGCCCAATTGGATGGCTTGCCGGGCAATGATCGCGACGACGAACTTGTCCTTGAAGTCGCGCGGCGCTTGCCGGACATCCTTACAGGAAAAGTTGCCAATCCGGTATTGCGCCATCTATGCATAAATGAGTGGGATAGCGATAATCGCGCGGTGATCGTGGCAGGTGCTCGTGCCCTGTTTTCCGAGATGGACGCTGCGCTGGAACGCACTGGCGACGCAGAACAGGTCGTCAGAAAGCTCCAGAACCGATTTGGGAGTCGCATCCCCTACAGGCCCGATGCTGTGAAAATCGCTTCGCAAATTTCTGCGGTTCAGAAAGCCACGGCTGCGACGGTAGCGGCGCCTCTGGTTATTGCATCCACCTCCGGTTGA
- a CDS encoding HEAT repeat domain-containing protein: MDIKLIRAFIASPGGLEAERQAAFAAAEEVNRSVARPLGGRLELIGWEETLSGIGRPQAIINADMETCDLFIGVMWTSWGSRPSQDGPYSSGFEEEFSLSFDRHQATQSPLMAMFFKEIEAERQRDPGEELKKVLAFQEKLRAERSLLYNVFTDAGHFASKVREFLSSHVIKMLKPEPTLPAEQKKPGGQPTDENAQPAGNMRASASEVEFLKQYVRLHEAGDDPSLADVARLRLVAGTSGKSQNDKQLIGVHDANILYNQQVEFSFIEQRGLLSRGLASIDNENAPLWSWLALVEAERPGALSLSSVLGEESERLGALIVMRLLGEPVQAVAGVSPNKIVEFWFDDDTPKAVRNAALRYLESHGSAAHLPSVQREIDRASQDTSDAALVAMIGMLLRTDELAAARYLLSASFESMKNAVLVEGLSHFADLASDEVLVGLDHRAPRVRAESVSVLSKRSALSYETIDRALDDEAAIVRLEAVRARERIGQPLSLDEAETVMVRAQSRPRGLLFAQPSADPVGKTLFGRYRAEKLRLLTVAALQPLLDHPSHRHEARRVLALRDPVQTGPALREHLKHGYVKYVAENWPDGFKPESSTVLGGLMLGASATPDDMAATKARDLVREGLEVVVGQRDKADLGLVRDLLDQYNISPTIPVIAYLKALGSKDDIDRLARTSRFSWYGIVQEDLEGEFAAAANAILKLAEDFGDLLGRPLPEEMRAKLIQLVPAAEFARLSDQDILSNLVTDDHLVRRATAMKISYSLSRGRIRKLLLAYKADEKGIYYQVTHWLDLGLSYSRSTARHVVHAKLS, encoded by the coding sequence ATGGATATCAAGCTCATCCGCGCTTTCATTGCCTCTCCAGGTGGACTTGAGGCTGAACGGCAGGCGGCCTTTGCTGCCGCTGAAGAAGTCAATCGATCGGTAGCCCGGCCTTTGGGTGGGCGGCTTGAGCTCATCGGCTGGGAAGAGACGCTGTCGGGGATCGGTCGGCCTCAGGCGATCATCAACGCCGACATGGAAACCTGCGACCTGTTTATCGGCGTGATGTGGACCAGTTGGGGGTCGCGACCATCGCAGGATGGACCCTATAGCTCGGGCTTCGAAGAAGAATTTTCTCTCTCTTTTGATCGCCATCAGGCAACCCAAAGTCCGCTCATGGCGATGTTCTTCAAGGAGATCGAGGCGGAACGCCAGCGTGACCCCGGCGAAGAGCTCAAAAAAGTTCTCGCCTTTCAGGAGAAGCTTCGAGCCGAACGATCCTTGCTCTACAATGTCTTCACCGACGCTGGGCATTTTGCGTCTAAGGTCAGGGAGTTTCTTTCGAGCCATGTCATCAAGATGCTCAAGCCCGAGCCGACCCTCCCAGCCGAGCAAAAGAAACCGGGTGGCCAGCCGACTGATGAGAATGCGCAGCCAGCCGGCAACATGCGGGCGTCTGCGAGTGAAGTCGAATTTCTCAAGCAATATGTACGGCTACATGAAGCCGGAGACGATCCCAGTCTTGCCGACGTTGCAAGGTTGCGCCTTGTCGCGGGCACGTCCGGAAAGAGCCAGAATGACAAGCAACTGATCGGCGTTCATGACGCCAACATCCTTTATAACCAGCAGGTAGAATTTTCATTTATCGAGCAACGCGGGCTGTTAAGTCGCGGTTTGGCAAGCATCGATAATGAAAATGCGCCCTTGTGGTCGTGGCTGGCACTGGTTGAGGCAGAGCGCCCCGGAGCGCTCTCACTTTCAAGCGTGCTCGGCGAGGAAAGCGAGCGCCTTGGCGCGCTGATTGTGATGCGTTTGCTTGGGGAGCCAGTCCAGGCCGTTGCCGGCGTCAGCCCTAACAAGATAGTTGAGTTTTGGTTTGACGATGATACCCCGAAAGCGGTCAGAAATGCGGCTTTGCGATATCTTGAGAGCCATGGATCAGCTGCACATTTGCCATCGGTGCAGAGGGAAATTGACCGAGCGTCGCAAGATACGAGCGACGCGGCGCTCGTTGCCATGATCGGCATGCTGCTTCGAACCGATGAACTTGCAGCGGCGCGCTATCTTCTTTCCGCTTCTTTCGAATCGATGAAGAATGCCGTTCTCGTCGAGGGTCTCTCTCATTTTGCCGACTTGGCGTCTGACGAAGTTCTGGTTGGACTGGATCACCGGGCGCCGCGTGTCCGCGCTGAATCCGTCTCAGTCCTCAGCAAGCGGTCGGCTCTGTCCTATGAGACGATCGATCGCGCTCTGGATGACGAAGCGGCCATCGTCCGGTTGGAGGCGGTCAGGGCAAGAGAACGTATCGGCCAACCGCTATCGCTCGATGAGGCAGAAACTGTGATGGTAAGGGCGCAGAGCAGGCCCAGAGGCTTGTTGTTTGCGCAGCCTAGTGCCGATCCGGTCGGCAAGACGCTTTTCGGGCGGTATCGTGCTGAAAAATTGCGTTTGCTGACAGTCGCCGCATTACAACCCCTGCTTGACCATCCCTCGCATCGCCATGAGGCACGCCGCGTGCTGGCTCTGAGGGACCCGGTCCAGACCGGTCCAGCACTCAGAGAGCATCTCAAACATGGTTATGTGAAATATGTTGCCGAAAATTGGCCGGATGGATTCAAACCTGAAAGCAGCACGGTTCTAGGCGGGCTAATGCTGGGAGCCTCCGCGACGCCTGATGATATGGCGGCGACTAAGGCGCGCGACCTTGTTCGCGAGGGGCTTGAGGTGGTTGTCGGGCAACGGGACAAGGCCGACCTGGGGCTGGTCCGTGATCTCCTCGATCAGTATAATATCTCTCCAACAATCCCGGTGATAGCCTATCTCAAGGCACTGGGGTCTAAAGACGACATTGATCGCTTGGCTCGAACATCTCGCTTTTCCTGGTATGGTATCGTTCAGGAAGACCTTGAAGGGGAGTTTGCCGCGGCAGCAAATGCCATCCTTAAGCTGGCCGAAGATTTCGGCGATCTGCTTGGTCGACCTCTCCCTGAAGAAATGCGTGCCAAGCTGATCCAACTCGTTCCAGCGGCGGAATTTGCTCGCCTCAGCGATCAGGATATCCTCTCCAACCTGGTGACGGACGATCATCTGGTTCGCAGGGCGACTGCGATGAAGATATCCTACAGCCTTTCACGAGGACGTATCAGGAAGCTGCTACTGGCCTATAAAGCCGATGAAAAAGGCATCTATTATCAGGTGACGCACTGGCTGGACCTGGGATTGAGCTATTCGCGGAGCACCGCTCGCCATGTGGTTCACGCGAAGCTCAGTTGA
- a CDS encoding PHP domain-containing protein has product MRSDGLRYVELQCASHFTFLRGASSCEELFAQAEACGLEALAITDRNSLAGIVRGYEAAKLTNVRLIVGCRLDLAEGDSLLVYPLDRNGYGLIHVSMRTPPGGFLRPPWLPREITGLQSVSTIAQILRASVGIPHP; this is encoded by the coding sequence ATGCGTTCCGATGGCCTGCGTTATGTCGAACTTCAATGCGCCTCCCATTTCACCTTTTTGCGGGGCGCCTCGAGCTGTGAGGAACTGTTCGCGCAGGCTGAGGCATGCGGGCTGGAAGCCCTCGCGATCACCGACCGCAACAGCCTAGCAGGAATTGTGCGCGGCTATGAGGCCGCTAAGCTCACCAATGTTCGGCTGATCGTTGGTTGCCGGCTTGATCTCGCCGAGGGCGACAGTCTCCTCGTCTACCCGCTCGACAGAAATGGATACGGTTTGATCCATGTTTCAATGCGAACGCCGCCAGGTGGATTTTTACGTCCGCCTTGGCTTCCACGGGAAATTACTGGGTTGCAGTCGGTATCTACCATAGCCCAAATCCTACGCGCCAGCGTCGGTATTCCGCATCCGTAG
- a CDS encoding acetyl-CoA hydrolase/transferase family protein: MTMHGSCAELYRQKLATAAEAVRLIPSGAKVVLPPAAGAPPAMLAALADRARAGGVTDLQLYYMLSAACAGGTVLAPDLMDHVTPMSFFHGSVERELDAFNRAHGKPAVPMLPCHFHQVPRAMVDAIGVDTLIATVSPMDERGNFSLGTNVDYTLGVARKPGIRIILEVNPDMPRTFGDCEIHVSDVMALVEHAAPLPCLGPTPRIATDDMIGAIIAGLVEDGACLQMGIGALPNAVCANLHGHRNLGIHTEMMTSGLADLMKAGVVDNSRKQTHVGRSVFTFALGDQSLYDFLHENPAMEARPVDYVNNPTIIARNDRVLSVNATLQIDLSGACNSEVVNGRQFSASGGQLDFVRGAYASNGGKSIIACHSTAARGSISRIAAQLTGPVTTPRNDTHIIVTEFGWLDLKGKSLAERAAGLIALAHPNFRDELGEDAHNSGLVPRRLFTTS, translated from the coding sequence ATGACGATGCACGGTTCCTGCGCAGAGCTATACAGGCAGAAGCTGGCCACTGCGGCCGAGGCGGTGCGACTGATCCCGAGCGGAGCCAAAGTAGTCCTCCCACCGGCTGCCGGCGCCCCGCCTGCCATGCTGGCGGCGCTGGCGGATCGTGCTCGCGCTGGCGGCGTTACCGATCTGCAGCTCTATTACATGCTGTCCGCAGCGTGTGCTGGCGGCACCGTGCTTGCCCCCGATCTGATGGATCACGTCACGCCCATGAGTTTCTTCCATGGCAGCGTGGAGCGTGAACTGGACGCCTTCAACCGAGCGCACGGCAAACCCGCGGTGCCGATGTTGCCGTGCCATTTTCACCAGGTTCCGCGAGCGATGGTCGATGCCATAGGCGTCGATACCTTGATCGCTACTGTTTCTCCCATGGATGAGCGCGGCAATTTCAGCCTCGGCACCAATGTGGATTACACTCTGGGCGTTGCGCGCAAGCCGGGTATCCGCATCATTCTTGAAGTAAATCCCGACATGCCGCGCACGTTTGGAGACTGCGAAATCCATGTAAGCGATGTGATGGCGCTGGTCGAACATGCAGCTCCGCTTCCCTGCTTGGGGCCAACGCCGCGCATAGCCACGGACGATATGATCGGAGCCATCATCGCCGGCCTTGTGGAAGACGGCGCCTGCCTGCAGATGGGCATCGGCGCGCTGCCGAACGCGGTGTGTGCCAATCTGCATGGACACCGCAACCTTGGCATCCATACCGAGATGATGACCTCCGGGCTTGCGGACCTGATGAAAGCCGGGGTGGTGGATAACAGTCGCAAGCAGACCCATGTCGGTCGGAGTGTCTTCACCTTCGCGCTCGGCGACCAGTCGCTCTACGATTTCCTGCACGAGAACCCAGCGATGGAAGCGCGCCCGGTCGATTACGTCAACAACCCCACGATCATTGCCCGCAATGATCGGGTGCTATCCGTCAATGCCACCCTTCAGATCGATCTGAGCGGTGCCTGCAACAGCGAGGTCGTAAACGGCCGCCAGTTCAGCGCGAGCGGAGGCCAGCTTGATTTCGTGCGAGGCGCCTATGCTTCGAATGGCGGAAAGTCGATTATCGCCTGTCATTCGACAGCTGCAAGAGGATCGATTTCGCGGATTGCGGCGCAATTGACAGGACCGGTTACAACGCCGCGCAACGATACCCATATCATCGTGACGGAGTTTGGCTGGCTTGATCTGAAGGGCAAAAGCCTGGCGGAACGCGCGGCGGGGCTAATTGCCTTGGCCCACCCCAATTTTCGCGATGAGCTGGGAGAAGATGCCCATAATTCCGGCCTTGTACCCCGACGGCTCTTCACGACGTCATGA
- a CDS encoding aspartate aminotransferase family protein, protein MTQSIQERSLAQIDQIALSKTIIPGGSTNSLLPPNGLEFLVDRGEGAYLYDVDGRRFLDFMIGAGPLLLGHAHPRMVETIATQAQRGTHYFNLTAAAVQLAERVCRIVPSAQMVRYTSSGSEATFHALRLARAVTGRQAIIKFDGAWHGHHDLAVFSMEYSPTQIPVPYAISNGIQKGVTDEVVVLPYNDATAFRAMMRAYPGRFAAVICEPMQRTLNPLPGFLETLREECDAAGTALIFDEVVSGFRIAPGGAQEKYGVTPDLTALGKAFGGGMPLAAVVGQRRFMEHLDPNDGSNQYSFHCGTFNGLPMSIACAHTALDVLVDEDGIGRLAELGLYARDRLKGLFQDLNRPACITGDGPIFHFYLTEEQVHDHAAVRRADNAFSDAVHRRMYKAGIYKQFSKAYLSLAHDKAHIDEFCDVLRWAYLQEVSA, encoded by the coding sequence ATGACCCAATCAATCCAGGAACGCAGTTTGGCCCAGATCGACCAGATTGCGCTGTCGAAAACCATTATTCCCGGCGGCTCCACCAACTCGCTGCTTCCGCCAAACGGTCTGGAATTTCTTGTCGACAGGGGCGAAGGAGCCTATCTCTACGATGTGGACGGCCGCCGTTTCCTGGACTTTATGATCGGCGCAGGTCCCCTGCTTCTGGGACATGCTCATCCCCGAATGGTCGAAACGATAGCCACACAGGCGCAGCGCGGAACCCACTATTTCAATCTCACTGCAGCCGCCGTCCAATTGGCGGAGCGGGTGTGCCGAATCGTGCCTTCAGCCCAGATGGTGCGCTACACTTCCAGCGGATCGGAAGCCACATTCCATGCCCTGCGGCTCGCTCGTGCGGTGACCGGACGCCAAGCGATCATCAAGTTCGACGGCGCGTGGCATGGCCACCACGACCTGGCGGTCTTTTCGATGGAATACTCGCCAACCCAGATTCCCGTGCCCTATGCGATCAGCAATGGCATCCAGAAGGGCGTCACGGACGAAGTCGTCGTTCTTCCTTACAATGACGCCACGGCATTCCGTGCCATGATGCGAGCATATCCCGGCCGCTTCGCTGCAGTCATTTGCGAGCCCATGCAGCGCACGCTCAACCCGTTGCCCGGCTTTCTCGAAACCCTGCGCGAGGAGTGCGATGCTGCCGGAACAGCCCTGATCTTCGACGAGGTCGTCTCGGGGTTCCGCATCGCTCCTGGCGGCGCACAGGAGAAGTATGGTGTCACACCCGATCTCACCGCGCTTGGCAAGGCGTTCGGTGGCGGGATGCCCCTGGCCGCAGTGGTCGGGCAGCGCCGCTTCATGGAGCACCTCGATCCGAATGATGGATCGAACCAGTACAGCTTCCACTGCGGCACCTTCAACGGCCTGCCCATGAGCATCGCATGTGCCCACACCGCGCTCGACGTGCTGGTCGACGAGGATGGCATTGGTCGTCTCGCCGAACTGGGGCTCTACGCGCGGGATCGCCTCAAGGGGCTGTTCCAGGATCTCAACCGGCCGGCCTGCATCACGGGTGACGGACCGATCTTCCATTTCTACCTCACCGAAGAGCAGGTTCACGACCATGCCGCGGTTCGTCGTGCCGACAACGCCTTCTCAGACGCGGTTCACCGTCGGATGTATAAGGCCGGCATCTACAAGCAGTTCAGCAAGGCCTATCTGAGCCTTGCTCATGACAAGGCGCACATCGACGAATTCTGCGATGTTCTGCGCTGGGCCTACCTGCAGGAAGTTTCCGCTTGA
- a CDS encoding pyridoxal-phosphate-dependent aminotransferase family protein: MATSHGTLNMTTGPVEVSPSVGNAGVGVIASPHIGNFWELHDRTVARLGTVLGTRSTVLAVPGSIRMGISLAFANFVEPGMKVLAISNGFWGELLGAYMRERGAIVTELKTSDLAPVPIELVEQALRKERFDLVSIVHCETNAGIVNPIAQIGAMVAGTDALYFVDTACSAGAQPVETDESHIDIGVTGSHKCLGSLPGLAILTLSGKALSRIEGRNSALCSLSIASLRREILDRPQRPLFTLPPTLFHSLATALEELEADGLDAWFARHRAVAARFRESMRELGMTMLPELAGTDDRHLSVAVQAVHYPEGIDDGQFRHRLATEHGIHVIGNIGAWQGRSFRLGLMSAPQMADETLSRVIGAIGAVLAH, encoded by the coding sequence ATGGCAACCTCACATGGCACGCTGAACATGACCACTGGCCCGGTCGAGGTTTCGCCCTCCGTCGGTAATGCCGGCGTGGGGGTGATCGCTTCACCTCATATCGGGAATTTCTGGGAGTTGCATGACCGCACCGTGGCGCGCCTCGGGACGGTGCTGGGCACCAGGAGCACGGTGCTAGCCGTGCCCGGGTCGATTCGCATGGGCATCAGCCTTGCATTCGCGAATTTTGTAGAGCCCGGCATGAAGGTTCTCGCAATCAGCAATGGCTTCTGGGGCGAGCTTCTCGGCGCCTACATGCGGGAACGAGGCGCCATCGTTACGGAACTCAAGACGTCCGACCTTGCCCCGGTCCCAATCGAACTTGTCGAGCAGGCATTGCGCAAGGAACGTTTCGACCTTGTTTCGATCGTCCATTGCGAAACGAACGCGGGTATCGTCAATCCGATCGCGCAGATCGGCGCCATGGTGGCCGGAACCGATGCGCTCTACTTTGTAGACACGGCCTGTTCCGCCGGCGCCCAACCGGTGGAGACCGACGAGTCGCACATCGACATAGGGGTCACGGGCTCGCACAAGTGCTTGGGAAGTCTCCCGGGTCTGGCCATTCTGACCCTTTCAGGCAAGGCTCTCTCGCGCATCGAGGGGCGCAACTCCGCCCTCTGCAGCCTGAGCATCGCGAGTTTACGGCGGGAAATTCTCGACCGGCCGCAGCGCCCGCTGTTCACACTCCCGCCGACGCTGTTCCATTCACTGGCGACAGCCTTGGAGGAACTGGAAGCGGACGGACTGGATGCATGGTTCGCGCGGCACCGTGCTGTGGCCGCCCGGTTCCGAGAAAGCATGCGTGAGCTTGGCATGACCATGCTGCCTGAATTGGCTGGCACCGACGACCGCCATCTCTCGGTGGCGGTGCAGGCCGTCCATTATCCGGAAGGCATCGATGACGGGCAGTTCCGTCACCGCCTGGCCACCGAGCATGGCATTCACGTAATAGGCAACATCGGGGCATGGCAGGGGCGCTCGTTCCGCCTGGGTCTGATGAGCGCGCCGCAGATGGCCGATGAAACCCTCTCGCGCGTGATTGGCGCGATCGGCGCCGTGCTGGCCCACTGA